GTAAAAGATTTATTTAAGAAAGAGGGAATATTGAAAAATAAATAAGGCTTAAGGTGATCATTTTGAGAGAACTTATTGAATTAATTATAAAAGGGATAGTAGATAATCCAGACAAAGTGGAGATAAATGAAATTATTGGTGAAAAATCATCGATATTTGAAGTAAGAGTCGATCCCAGTGATATTGGTAAAGTAATTGGAAGACAAGGTAGAAACATAAAATCAGTAAGGACCATCGTGAATGCTGCAGCGCAAAAGGAGGATAAACGAGCAGTTATCGAAATTATCGATTAAAATTAAAAAATAATGGTTTGGTCGTTACTATTAAATACACGTTCTCAAACTGCAATTTTTTAGTAAATGGAAGGCTATTATTACTTTTTTTTATTCATTTTTAGGTTGGGTTTGACCAAATAAGTCAAGATGCAATAGGCAATATATGATAAACAATCCTGTAATC
This window of the Candidatus Atribacteria bacterium genome carries:
- a CDS encoding KH domain-containing protein; translated protein: MLRELIELIIKGIVDNPDKVEINEIIGEKSSIFEVRVDPSDIGKVIGRQGRNIKSVRTIVNAAAQKEDKRAVIEIID